GACTGACGCCGCAGTCCGTGAACGCGATGGGGTATCGCGTGCAGGGGCGCGGCGAGGAGGCGGCGCATCAACTGCTGCGGGACGCCAAGGCCGTACAGGACGCCGGGGCGTTCGCGGTGGTGCTGGAGCTGGTGCCGGCGGAGCTGGCGGCCGAGGTGACGCGCACGCTGCACATCCCGACCGTCGGGATCGGGGCCGGGCCTCAGACGGACGCGCAGGTGCTCGTCTGGACCGACATGCTGGGGCTGACCGGCGGCCGGGTGCCGAAGTTCGTCAAGCAGTACGCCGACCTGCGTGAGGTCATGGGCAACGCGGCGAAGGCGTTCGCCGAGGATGTCGTCGGCGGATCGTTCCCGTTGGAGGAGCACTCCGTCCACTGACCCCAAGAGCCACTGCGGCACCACCGAGCAGCCCGCCGATCTTCCCCCGTCGGCGGGCTGCCCCCTGTCGTGGCTGGGGGTGGGTCGCGCGGCCCGGCGCTTGCGGGGTGCCGCCTGCGCCCACCCTCCCCCACTCTCGGCTTCGCTCGAGCGGGGGGACCCCCATCGCCCCAGGCGGCACGCATGCCCGCAGGCTCCGCGGCTTGTCGGCGGCCTGTCGGTCGTTTGTCGGTGGGCACTGGCACTGTCGCTGCCATGACGCGAATCGACAAGAACGCCACAGTCGCAGTGAGCGTGCGGGGGCTGGTCAAGCACTACGGAGAGACCAAGGCGCTGGACGGCGTCGACCTGGAGGTGCGTGAGGGCACCGTGATGGGTGTGCTCGGGCCGAACGGGGCCGGCAAGACCACCCTCGTGCGGATCCTGTCCACGCTCATCACCCCGGACACCGGACAGGCCACCGTCGCCGGGTACGACGTCGTACGGCAGCCCCGGATGCTGCGCCGGGTGATCGGACTCACGGGGCAGTACGCCTCCGTGGACGAGAAGCTCCCCGGCTGGGAGAACCTGTACATGATCGGGCGGCTGCTCGACCTGCCGCGCAAGGAGGCGCGGGCCCGCGCCGACGCGCTCCTGGAGCGCTTCTCGCTGACGGACGCCGCCAAGCGCCCGGTGAACACCTACTCCGGCGGTATGCGGCGCCGGCTCGACCTCGCCGCCTCGATGATCGGCCGCCCGCAGGTGCTGTTCCTCGACGAGCCCACCACCGGGCTCGACCCGCGCACCCGCAACGAGGTGTGGGACGAGGTCAAGCGGATGGTCGGGGACGGGGTGACCGTCCTGCTGACCACCCAGTACATGGAGGAGGCCGAGCAACTGGCCTCCGAGCTGACCGTCGTGGACCGCGGCAAGGTCATCGCGAACGGCGAGATCGAGGAGCTGAAGGCCAAGGTCGGCGGCCGCACCCTGCGGATCAAGCCGGCCGACCCGCTCCAGCTGCGCCCGCTCGCCCGCGACCTCGACGAGCTGGGCATCACCGGCCTCGCCGCCACCACCGTCGACACCGAGGGCGGCAGTGTCCTGGTGCCGATCCTCAGCGACGAGCAGCTCACCGCCGTGACCGGCGCGGTCGTCGCCCGTGGCATCACGATCAGCTCCATCACCACCGAAATGCCCAGCCTGGACGAGGTGTTCCTGTCCCTGACCGGCCACCGCGCGAGCGCCCCGCAGGACGCCGTGCCCACCGACGCCCGCGAGGAGGTCGCCGTATGAGCGCCATCGCTGTTGACACCGTTGACCTGAAGGACGACGCCCGCATCCCCCTGCGTGGCCATCTGCGCCACACCGGCGCCCTGGTCCGCCGCAACCTGCTGTGGATCCGGCAGGACCCCGAGTCGATGTTCGACGCCCTGCTGATGCCGGTCGTCTTCACCCTGCTGTTCGTGTACGTCTTCGGCGGCTCGATCGGGCAGGCGCTGGGCGGCGGTCAGGACGGGTATGTGCAGTACGTCATCCCGGGCATGATCGCGATGATGAGCATGACGCTCTCGCAAAGCGTCGGCACCGGCTTCAGCCAGGACTTCAGCTCCGGGGTCATGGACCGCTTCCGGTCCCTGCCGATCGGGCGCGGCTCGGTGCTGTTCGCGAAGATCTCGGTCGAGCTGCTGCGGATGCTGTTCGCGACGACCGTGCTGATGATCGTCTCCGTGCTGGTCGGTTTCGACATCAAGGACTGGCCCGGTCTGTTCGCGGCCGTCGGCCTGTCCACGGTGTTCGCCTCGTCGATCATGTGGGTGTTCCTCACCCTGGGCGTGATCCTGAAGAACGCGCAGTCGGTGCAGGCAATGGGCTTCCTGGTGCTGTTCCCGCTGCAGTTCGGCTCGTCGATCTTCGCGCCTACGGACTCGATGCCGGGCTGGCTGCAGGCCTTCACCGACTACAACCCGCTGTCCACGCTCGCGGACGCGTCGCGCGGACTGATGGTGGGCGGCCCGGTCGCGCACGACCTGTGGGTGACGCTTGGCTGGTCGGTGGCGATCACGGCGGTGATGGCGCCGGTGGCGATCCACAAGTTCCGCACCAAGAACTGACCCACCTCACACCAGGGCGGCGGCCTCCTCCGGGGAGAGGCCGCCGCCCTCCGCGTACGCCGTCTCGTACTCCTCGTCGCCGAGCAGTTCCCGGAGCGGCTGCTCGGCCCGTTCGTGGCAGGCGCGCTCCACGGTCGACCGGATGTGGCTGGGCGGCAGCGCGGCGTCGGCCGCGCCGAGGCAGCGGGCGGCGTCGCGGGCACGGCGGCCGCCGTCGAGGCCCGCCAGGGCGACGGCGGCGGTGGTCAGATACGCCGAGCTCATGTGCGGCAGCATGGCCTCGGACAGCGGGTCGCGGGCTCCCTCCAGCGCCCGCCGGATCTTGTCGAGAGCCTCCTCGTGGTCGCCGCCGACCGCGTCCAGCCAGGCCTCCGAGCCCAGGATGATGGTGTCGAACACCACGAAGTGGTGGATGGCGAACTCGCTGCGCAGCAGTCGCAGGTGCTCGCGCGCCTCCGGGACGCGGTCGGTCATGCCGAGCCACATGGCGAGGAAGAGCCGGGCGGCGGGCATGCCCTCGTTGTGGGAGCCGTTCTGCTCTGCGATGACATCGCGCAGGATGCGTTCGCCGCGCTCGGCCTCACCCGCCTCCAGCAGCGCGCTGCCGAGGCGGGCGCGGAGCATGGCCATGTGGGCACGGGC
This genomic window from Streptomyces sp. DG2A-72 contains:
- a CDS encoding ATP-binding cassette domain-containing protein encodes the protein MTRIDKNATVAVSVRGLVKHYGETKALDGVDLEVREGTVMGVLGPNGAGKTTLVRILSTLITPDTGQATVAGYDVVRQPRMLRRVIGLTGQYASVDEKLPGWENLYMIGRLLDLPRKEARARADALLERFSLTDAAKRPVNTYSGGMRRRLDLAASMIGRPQVLFLDEPTTGLDPRTRNEVWDEVKRMVGDGVTVLLTTQYMEEAEQLASELTVVDRGKVIANGEIEELKAKVGGRTLRIKPADPLQLRPLARDLDELGITGLAATTVDTEGGSVLVPILSDEQLTAVTGAVVARGITISSITTEMPSLDEVFLSLTGHRASAPQDAVPTDAREEVAV
- a CDS encoding ABC transporter permease, which translates into the protein MSAIAVDTVDLKDDARIPLRGHLRHTGALVRRNLLWIRQDPESMFDALLMPVVFTLLFVYVFGGSIGQALGGGQDGYVQYVIPGMIAMMSMTLSQSVGTGFSQDFSSGVMDRFRSLPIGRGSVLFAKISVELLRMLFATTVLMIVSVLVGFDIKDWPGLFAAVGLSTVFASSIMWVFLTLGVILKNAQSVQAMGFLVLFPLQFGSSIFAPTDSMPGWLQAFTDYNPLSTLADASRGLMVGGPVAHDLWVTLGWSVAITAVMAPVAIHKFRTKN